From Haloarcula rubripromontorii, one genomic window encodes:
- a CDS encoding DUF499 domain-containing protein — protein sequence MTYPSNALQTAFDHVDNKLRGRDSQGGITLSGPYGAGKSHGLLTLYHLFDSPELAQDWLDEWDIPLNLPNTARASILSTSKTDADRIWEPIFEDLGREDILDDINRYPTTDHIEELAVDETVAIFFDEIETWWESFSDTADEELVERNEFFLQNLFEVANDPDFNLFTFVTLLDKSEDLKRILNRTSPYAVDLNSTGDRERIILHRLFETRREDIDESAVRDVVREYVDNYSYPIEIEEEKRYENRMVETYPFHPELLDLLDSLYEGGRERQNVRGAMNVLADTVRRLHDETDLIITSDINAAAFRGINQTLFNRYRSDIEAVEDIDHGDDLLKVILLYTLDERRQEASVTECLIGTYKPEKTSVSKLDMSLGNLYGTAHYLDRDSSKDNYFITEDPKLTALVTREQERVLDGDHEDIEGKLVDVVRDDVWDGDVNVYPDEDIPESKEIQVSVLLDYLSNGALRSELDDFFEGRTYQNTVLFVAPNQEIRSDDDIISKAARVLGAENLQGKVEDEQGELGKIIRDERRELRNELEDRYGNWIKWSEDPRGGVRLRKKSVIADVDDVKDKVGRDKTYVGEKILDEVEDAENGISLDSMLNDFRQFRRMPVILDKGVFTSALSKLYRDEKVVLEGDRGKFYASHKNDPLPDLNDGLTIHSPMNLDEAVYTKTETTTSGISEGGGGTTTAGGSSSGGQQGLSGGSSGGSSEGSSAGGEDGGSSGGTVATQTETKQVTLEGPSARVLRSHAESRVNEDTDTVTHVDLSYDVDDLSKEELIELVEQLPGANHIEATVVIEREVQD from the coding sequence ATGACCTATCCTTCGAACGCCCTGCAGACGGCATTCGACCACGTCGACAACAAACTTCGCGGCCGTGACAGCCAAGGCGGCATCACGCTCTCCGGCCCCTACGGCGCCGGTAAGTCACACGGTCTCCTCACCCTATACCACCTGTTCGACAGCCCCGAACTCGCACAAGATTGGCTAGACGAGTGGGACATCCCACTCAACCTCCCCAATACGGCGCGTGCGTCAATTCTCTCTACCAGCAAGACCGACGCCGACCGTATCTGGGAACCTATCTTCGAAGACCTCGGCCGTGAGGACATCCTTGACGACATCAACCGCTACCCGACGACCGACCACATTGAGGAACTCGCCGTCGACGAGACCGTCGCCATCTTCTTCGACGAGATCGAGACATGGTGGGAGTCGTTCAGCGATACCGCCGACGAGGAACTCGTCGAACGCAACGAGTTCTTCCTCCAGAACCTCTTCGAAGTGGCGAACGACCCCGACTTCAACCTGTTTACGTTCGTCACGTTGCTGGACAAGAGCGAAGATCTGAAACGCATCCTGAACCGCACCAGCCCGTACGCCGTCGACCTCAACTCCACGGGCGACCGCGAACGCATCATTCTCCACCGCCTGTTCGAGACGCGTCGCGAAGACATCGACGAGAGTGCTGTCCGCGACGTTGTCCGCGAATACGTCGACAACTACTCTTACCCCATCGAGATCGAGGAAGAGAAACGATACGAGAACCGGATGGTGGAGACCTACCCGTTCCATCCCGAACTCCTTGACCTGCTCGACAGCCTTTACGAAGGCGGACGCGAGCGGCAGAACGTGCGTGGCGCGATGAACGTGCTCGCCGACACCGTTCGCCGACTCCACGACGAGACCGATCTCATCATCACGTCAGACATCAACGCCGCCGCGTTCCGAGGCATCAATCAGACACTCTTCAACCGCTATCGCTCCGACATCGAGGCAGTCGAGGACATCGACCACGGCGACGACCTCTTGAAGGTCATCTTGTTGTACACGCTCGATGAACGCCGGCAGGAAGCGTCAGTCACAGAGTGTCTGATCGGGACGTACAAGCCCGAGAAGACGTCCGTGTCGAAGCTCGACATGTCCCTCGGAAACCTATACGGCACAGCGCATTACCTTGACCGCGATAGCTCCAAGGATAACTACTTCATCACCGAAGATCCGAAGCTCACCGCGCTCGTCACCCGCGAGCAAGAACGCGTTCTCGATGGCGACCACGAGGACATCGAAGGGAAGCTCGTCGATGTCGTCCGTGACGACGTGTGGGACGGCGACGTCAACGTGTACCCCGATGAGGACATCCCGGAGTCCAAGGAGATTCAAGTCTCTGTCCTGCTTGACTACCTCTCCAACGGCGCGCTCCGGAGTGAGTTGGACGACTTCTTCGAGGGGCGCACCTATCAGAATACGGTACTATTCGTCGCGCCGAATCAGGAGATTCGCAGCGATGACGACATCATCAGTAAGGCCGCACGCGTCCTCGGTGCAGAAAACCTTCAGGGGAAGGTCGAAGACGAACAGGGCGAACTCGGGAAGATCATCCGGGACGAGAGACGCGAACTCCGCAACGAACTCGAAGACCGGTACGGCAACTGGATCAAGTGGAGTGAGGATCCGCGTGGCGGTGTCCGGTTGCGAAAGAAGTCCGTTATCGCCGACGTCGATGATGTGAAGGACAAAGTTGGGCGCGACAAGACGTACGTCGGCGAGAAAATCCTTGACGAAGTTGAGGACGCCGAGAACGGCATCTCCCTTGACTCAATGCTGAACGATTTCCGGCAGTTCCGCCGGATGCCAGTCATCCTCGACAAGGGCGTATTTACGTCCGCTCTTAGCAAACTCTACCGGGACGAGAAGGTCGTGCTTGAAGGAGACCGAGGAAAGTTCTATGCTTCCCACAAGAACGATCCACTCCCTGACCTTAACGACGGGCTGACCATTCATAGCCCGATGAATCTCGACGAGGCTGTCTACACGAAGACAGAGACCACTACTTCTGGTATCTCCGAGGGAGGTGGCGGAACCACCACGGCCGGCGGTAGCAGTAGTGGCGGTCAGCAGGGACTCAGCGGCGGATCTAGTGGCGGCTCCAGTGAAGGATCGTCTGCTGGCGGCGAGGATGGTGGAAGTAGCGGTGGGACGGTTGCAACACAGACCGAGACGAAGCAGGTCACCCTCGAAGGCCCGTCCGCACGCGTCCTTCGCAGTCACGCCGAGTCCCGGGTCAACGAAGACACGGACACGGTCACACACGTCGACCTCTCCTACGACGTCGACGATCTCTCGAAGGAGGAACTCATCGAGCTGGTTGAACAGCTGCCCGGCGCGAACCACATCGAGGCAACGGTGGTGATTGAGCGTGAAGTTCAGGACTGA
- a CDS encoding DUF1156 domain-containing protein — protein MSEDNDRRPLEISFPIDQVNEIAEKEAHAKRYYRPVYTMHKWWARRLGSVFRTMILYALADEEMTVDGERQSTFGEDNGLPEIDWENPDALWEYYLEDVDFDGKTILDPFMGGGTSIVESIRMGCNAIGSELNPVAWFVVKKEVESVDLDELDATLASIEESVGQEIQDYYRTECPHCEGDDHYADSMYHFWVNELPCRNCGEDVPLFKDYRISNARSSKDDHYNVACPDCWHVFETDDYRTETTCPECSHEYVPSDAGNVSRGTYTCPHCDEHPEMSIIESVERFGKANQSLYAVEYYCPEADEKGYKSATEFDRNLFAEASAELDEKQDDLPYPTTERYRGSSDRARKHGFETYDQMFNDRQLLCLSKLLAEINGLDDQNLKEFLLLAFSSSLAYNNLFCEYDKPYNKLTGIYKRHTITARHTPVENNVWGTKYGRGTFTGEFDKMRAGKEFCQNPYEKYVEDGETKEEDGVGKIEGILVDDPDDLGEEGNVHLRCGTSEYLPIEDNSVDAVITDPPYFDNVMYSETADFYYVWLKQVLEDKYDHFTAELTPKASEVVSDPAGEDSVDTYRDEEHFVTGLTNVFDQSNQKLKDDGVMAFTYHHKSTEGWSTVLQSVLDAGFYVTALYPIRGEMRGSTHIHDKANIEYDMIVVCRDRDDDPEEVSWRSLEDDIYFRASEEISRLEESGSRLTQGDVFAVTMGKCLEVYSEHYPNVTADGEQMSVEQALETIRDIVDEQLMAERVQIMSDEMDTLSAIYLTYVLGRGNTVSYNALNKDLRTRGVDVSELVTESLLEQDGDQLRILSPGKRADRIENKRDPLAIDQAHYLKYLFETDQLAQKFGKWTTEGSIAALRRLAEIENEDDYADIADYVEERSDTQLDLQDFS, from the coding sequence ATGTCCGAAGACAACGACCGTCGACCCCTCGAAATTTCGTTCCCTATCGACCAAGTGAACGAGATTGCGGAGAAGGAAGCACACGCGAAACGCTACTACCGGCCCGTCTACACGATGCACAAGTGGTGGGCGCGCCGCCTTGGGTCGGTGTTCCGGACGATGATCCTGTACGCTCTCGCAGACGAGGAGATGACGGTCGACGGCGAGCGTCAGTCCACATTCGGTGAGGACAACGGTCTTCCGGAGATTGACTGGGAGAATCCTGACGCGTTGTGGGAATATTACCTCGAAGATGTCGACTTCGACGGGAAAACCATCCTCGATCCGTTTATGGGAGGAGGGACAAGCATCGTAGAGTCGATTCGGATGGGGTGCAATGCCATCGGGAGTGAACTGAACCCTGTTGCGTGGTTCGTCGTGAAGAAGGAGGTTGAATCGGTCGACCTCGACGAACTTGACGCAACCCTAGCGAGTATTGAAGAAAGTGTCGGTCAAGAGATTCAGGATTACTACCGCACTGAGTGCCCGCACTGCGAGGGCGACGATCACTATGCGGACTCGATGTACCACTTCTGGGTCAATGAACTTCCCTGTCGGAACTGTGGGGAAGATGTTCCGCTATTCAAGGACTACCGGATCTCAAACGCCCGTTCATCCAAAGACGATCATTACAACGTCGCGTGTCCCGATTGCTGGCACGTCTTTGAGACCGATGACTACCGGACGGAGACCACTTGTCCTGAGTGTTCACACGAGTATGTTCCCAGTGATGCGGGCAACGTAAGTCGGGGTACGTACACCTGCCCCCACTGCGATGAGCACCCAGAGATGTCGATCATTGAGAGCGTAGAACGGTTCGGGAAAGCAAATCAATCACTCTACGCTGTCGAATACTATTGCCCGGAAGCCGACGAGAAAGGGTACAAATCGGCGACCGAATTCGACCGGAATCTCTTTGCGGAAGCTTCTGCCGAACTGGACGAGAAGCAAGACGATTTGCCGTACCCAACCACGGAACGCTATCGTGGGAGTTCTGACCGCGCTCGGAAACACGGATTCGAAACTTATGATCAGATGTTCAACGACCGGCAGTTGCTCTGCCTCTCGAAGCTGTTGGCAGAAATCAACGGTCTAGATGATCAGAATCTCAAAGAGTTCCTGCTGTTAGCGTTCTCTAGTTCACTGGCCTATAACAACCTCTTCTGTGAGTACGATAAGCCCTACAACAAACTGACCGGGATCTACAAGCGTCACACGATTACCGCACGACATACCCCGGTTGAGAACAACGTTTGGGGAACGAAGTACGGCCGTGGGACATTCACGGGTGAGTTCGACAAGATGCGTGCAGGGAAGGAGTTCTGCCAGAATCCGTACGAGAAGTACGTCGAAGACGGAGAGACAAAGGAGGAGGATGGCGTCGGGAAAATCGAAGGCATCCTCGTTGACGATCCTGACGATCTTGGCGAAGAGGGGAACGTACACCTTCGGTGCGGAACTTCCGAGTACCTCCCCATTGAGGATAACAGCGTAGACGCGGTCATCACCGACCCGCCGTACTTTGACAACGTGATGTACTCCGAGACGGCGGACTTCTACTATGTCTGGCTGAAGCAAGTCCTCGAAGATAAGTACGATCACTTCACCGCCGAACTCACTCCCAAGGCTAGCGAGGTCGTTAGTGACCCAGCCGGCGAGGATAGCGTGGACACCTACCGCGACGAGGAACACTTCGTCACGGGTCTAACTAACGTCTTCGACCAGTCCAACCAGAAGCTGAAGGACGACGGTGTGATGGCGTTCACGTACCACCACAAGTCCACCGAGGGCTGGAGTACCGTTCTCCAGTCCGTCCTTGACGCTGGGTTCTACGTCACCGCTCTGTACCCGATTCGCGGCGAGATGCGTGGGAGCACCCACATCCACGACAAGGCCAACATCGAGTACGACATGATCGTTGTCTGCCGCGACCGCGACGACGATCCGGAGGAAGTGAGCTGGCGCTCGCTCGAGGACGACATCTACTTCCGCGCTAGCGAGGAGATCAGCCGCCTCGAAGAGAGCGGGTCGCGGCTCACGCAGGGCGACGTGTTCGCTGTCACGATGGGCAAGTGCCTCGAAGTGTACTCCGAGCACTACCCGAACGTCACCGCCGACGGCGAACAGATGTCCGTCGAGCAGGCCCTCGAAACGATACGCGACATCGTCGACGAACAGCTGATGGCCGAACGCGTCCAGATCATGAGCGACGAGATGGACACCCTCAGCGCCATCTACCTCACGTACGTGCTCGGTCGGGGGAATACCGTGTCCTATAACGCGCTGAACAAAGATCTCCGCACACGCGGCGTCGACGTCTCCGAACTCGTCACAGAGAGCCTCCTTGAACAGGACGGCGACCAGCTCCGTATCCTATCCCCCGGGAAGCGTGCCGACCGGATCGAGAATAAACGTGACCCGCTCGCCATCGACCAAGCCCACTACCTCAAGTACCTGTTCGAGACCGACCAGCTCGCACAGAAATTCGGGAAGTGGACGACAGAGGGATCGATTGCCGCGCTGCGCCGCCTCGCGGAAATCGAGAATGAGGATGACTACGCCGACATCGCGGACTATGTAGAAGAACGGTCGGACACCCAGCTCGACCTACAAGACTTCAGCTAA